A region from the Desulfobotulus mexicanus genome encodes:
- a CDS encoding tetratricopeptide repeat protein, whose protein sequence is MKRRKRIAIPASKGFIRHLEEAQRLHVKGNYEKALQSYHKLLRLRPDHAVVLGNIGAIYLAREQFDQAYRYISKALEAAPDFKDALNNLLLIHLHYKDYGKAEQVGEYLVSLDASNPLYVIRLYMAYMSRDARRPMFELLQSYYNACLEKNEEMTPQLESYFFDLLFEFEEYEKLEEILLAKDENQANSANPDINIYLRLSRLYREQINFQKSQAWLDLIPENLRDGFGYHTEILKTYGKAGEDQTAIPSGQWLLEFKDRSGHESADLNWVQEVTAGWGDRTLPEFNSDKPERNIIAFSLFGDNEKYTLAAVANAQLARRIYPGWTARFYCGSSVPDEILDALRKEGAQVKLMDESRGRYTGLFWRFYAANDPDVDYFICRDCDALLNDKEYLAVQEWLDSGKPFHLMRDHVQHAEIMLAGLWGGVSGWLPDLEKLVEDYYRPGMSRWADQQFQQRYIWPLIKPYTLTHDTFYDVGYDTRPFPEGHTLPKEWHVGGYVPLKVARNFKATKKREHIKKIQDFCFCSNSDSVMEMEPGADIENVTQAMNYLRTEATGLKLGKLQLLVENLRHRFDNSELLNMMGVIMMRRALPENALSLFEQAVLKKPDEPKYIFNSCLAAIKLSRYQAASSYIELFSEKFDLYDDLQKLKTKLKKIDKNKSFQSIYEVI, encoded by the coding sequence ATGAAACGAAGAAAGCGAATCGCTATACCAGCTTCTAAGGGTTTTATTCGTCATCTTGAAGAAGCTCAGCGTCTTCATGTCAAAGGCAATTATGAAAAGGCTCTGCAAAGCTATCATAAGTTGTTACGACTTCGACCAGATCATGCTGTTGTTTTAGGCAATATCGGTGCCATATATCTTGCCCGAGAGCAGTTTGATCAGGCATATCGGTATATTAGCAAAGCTCTGGAAGCAGCCCCTGATTTTAAAGATGCTCTGAATAATCTGCTTTTGATCCATTTACATTATAAAGACTATGGGAAGGCTGAACAGGTTGGAGAGTACCTGGTTTCGTTGGATGCCTCCAACCCTTTGTATGTAATCCGTCTTTATATGGCATATATGAGTAGGGATGCCCGCAGACCGATGTTTGAGCTGCTGCAGTCCTATTACAACGCTTGCCTTGAAAAGAATGAGGAAATGACTCCCCAGCTGGAGTCTTATTTTTTTGATTTGCTTTTTGAATTTGAAGAATATGAAAAGCTGGAAGAAATTCTTCTTGCAAAAGATGAAAATCAGGCAAATTCCGCTAACCCGGATATTAATATTTATCTGCGTTTGTCCCGTCTTTACCGGGAGCAGATTAATTTCCAAAAATCACAAGCCTGGCTTGATTTAATACCGGAAAATTTGCGAGATGGATTTGGGTACCACACAGAAATACTTAAAACCTACGGCAAAGCCGGTGAAGATCAAACCGCCATTCCTAGTGGTCAATGGCTTTTGGAGTTTAAGGACAGAAGCGGCCATGAAAGTGCGGATCTGAACTGGGTGCAGGAAGTAACGGCGGGCTGGGGAGATCGCACTCTTCCAGAATTCAATAGTGACAAGCCTGAGCGTAATATTATTGCCTTCAGCTTATTTGGTGATAATGAAAAATATACCCTTGCAGCCGTTGCCAATGCACAGCTTGCCAGAAGAATATATCCGGGCTGGACAGCTCGTTTTTACTGCGGCAGCAGCGTTCCGGATGAAATTCTTGATGCTTTGCGTAAAGAGGGTGCTCAGGTAAAGCTGATGGATGAATCCAGAGGGCGTTATACTGGCCTTTTCTGGCGATTTTATGCTGCAAATGATCCTGATGTTGATTATTTTATTTGTCGTGATTGCGATGCCTTGCTAAACGACAAGGAATATCTGGCCGTTCAGGAGTGGCTGGATTCGGGTAAGCCTTTCCATCTTATGCGGGATCATGTTCAGCACGCAGAAATTATGTTGGCAGGTCTCTGGGGTGGCGTATCAGGCTGGTTGCCGGATCTGGAAAAGCTTGTTGAAGATTACTACCGCCCTGGAATGAGCCGCTGGGCGGATCAACAGTTTCAACAGAGGTATATATGGCCCTTGATCAAGCCCTATACCCTGACCCATGACACCTTCTACGATGTTGGTTATGATACCCGGCCATTTCCTGAAGGGCATACCCTCCCCAAGGAGTGGCATGTCGGTGGCTATGTACCCCTGAAAGTAGCCAGAAATTTTAAGGCTACTAAAAAACGTGAACATATTAAAAAAATACAAGATTTTTGCTTTTGTAGTAATTCTGATTCAGTAATGGAAATGGAACCGGGGGCAGATATTGAGAATGTAACTCAAGCCATGAACTATTTGCGCACTGAGGCAACAGGGCTTAAGCTGGGGAAGTTGCAGTTGTTGGTTGAAAATTTGAGACATCGCTTTGATAATTCAGAATTGTTGAATATGATGGGGGTTATTATGATGAGAAGGGCTTTGCCTGAAAATGCTTTGAGTTTGTTTGAGCAAGCTGTATTGAAAAAGCCCGATGAGCCAAAGTATATTTTTAATTCCTGTCTGGCTGCAATTAAATTATCAAGATACCAGGCTGCCTCCAGTTACATCGAGCTGTTTTCTGAAAAGTTTGATCTTTATGATGACCTTCAAAAGCTTAAAACAAAGTTGAAGAAGATAGACAAAAACAAATCGTTTCAATCAATTTATGAGGTCATTTAA
- a CDS encoding FkbM family methyltransferase: MHDIKVLSETQRMVKGRHGYFVYNLHDHYIGKSLELYGEYCEHEVSLFSKLIEPGSCVWDVGANIGALTVPLAHLVGESGRIVAFEPQPVIFNNLAANVSINGLNNVRCLPFALADRSQELVVKVQNYHAPGNFGAVSLVNSKKSLPDADAVRVEAKSLSDLNYLPKPAFIKIDVEGMEAAVISGLRKLISVTPPLLYVENDRVEYSAELIELLWELGYSLYWHITPYYNDKNYFGIKYNLWPGISSFNMICVHSTHSHININAEKISDSKKHPLQKKI; the protein is encoded by the coding sequence ATGCATGACATTAAGGTTTTATCTGAGACCCAGCGCATGGTAAAAGGACGGCACGGATATTTTGTGTATAATTTACATGACCATTATATCGGAAAGTCCCTTGAGCTTTATGGAGAGTATTGTGAGCATGAGGTTTCATTATTTTCTAAATTGATTGAGCCAGGTAGCTGCGTGTGGGATGTAGGAGCTAATATTGGCGCTTTGACAGTGCCCTTGGCGCATCTTGTTGGCGAGTCAGGCAGAATTGTTGCTTTTGAGCCTCAACCAGTTATCTTTAACAATCTAGCTGCTAATGTGAGTATAAATGGTCTTAACAATGTGCGTTGCCTTCCCTTTGCCTTGGCAGATCGATCACAAGAATTAGTTGTTAAGGTTCAAAATTACCATGCTCCGGGCAACTTTGGTGCTGTTTCCTTGGTTAATAGTAAAAAGTCATTACCTGACGCAGATGCTGTAAGGGTGGAAGCAAAAAGCTTGAGTGATTTGAATTACCTTCCAAAGCCTGCGTTTATAAAAATTGATGTTGAAGGTATGGAAGCGGCAGTTATTTCAGGTTTGCGCAAGCTTATATCCGTGACTCCTCCTCTTCTTTATGTTGAAAACGACCGTGTCGAATATTCTGCTGAATTGATAGAGTTGTTATGGGAGCTTGGTTATTCTTTGTATTGGCATATTACGCCCTATTATAATGATAAGAATTATTTTGGTATAAAATATAATTTGTGGCCCGGAATTTCTTCTTTTAATATGATATGTGTTCATTCCACACACAGCCATATTAACATTAATGCAGAAAAAATAAGTGATAGTAAAAAACACCCTTTGCAAAAAAAAATCTGA
- a CDS encoding SapC family protein, giving the protein MTQNLEAISVSKHGEYVWIRSHNYHYAKRFMYFPLVGAEFAKACLSFPVLFMRDDSEQLFPVALLGLKEDNNLFVNPQGQWVGDYIPAQLRTYPFRIARTASDDKMVLCFDPDSALVMPEKLARGEKYSRIFDQEGNLSPDMKNLLHFYEQTDHNRRVTYAACKVLSEMNLFMEWDLKVQDKANGVPIVIKGFYRIDEAALEALPLEQLADLKNRGILTFIYSHLISTNLIERLEKMLEHQGRQEAAAQQVEDVDLDVLFGEDDDMLKF; this is encoded by the coding sequence GTGACACAAAATCTTGAGGCCATTAGCGTATCTAAGCACGGGGAATATGTATGGATACGATCGCATAATTACCACTATGCAAAAAGGTTTATGTATTTTCCCCTTGTTGGTGCGGAGTTTGCCAAGGCTTGTTTAAGTTTTCCTGTTCTTTTTATGCGTGATGATTCAGAGCAGCTATTCCCTGTTGCCTTGCTGGGCCTGAAAGAAGATAATAATCTTTTTGTAAACCCTCAGGGACAGTGGGTGGGTGACTATATACCCGCTCAGCTTCGTACTTATCCTTTTCGCATAGCCCGTACTGCTTCAGACGATAAAATGGTGCTGTGTTTTGACCCGGACAGTGCGTTGGTTATGCCGGAAAAACTGGCAAGGGGTGAAAAATATTCCCGTATATTTGATCAAGAGGGCAACCTTTCACCGGATATGAAAAACCTGCTGCATTTTTATGAGCAGACGGATCACAACAGACGGGTCACATATGCTGCCTGTAAGGTACTGTCCGAGATGAATCTCTTTATGGAGTGGGATTTAAAGGTCCAGGATAAGGCAAACGGTGTACCGATTGTGATTAAGGGGTTTTATCGTATTGATGAAGCTGCGCTGGAAGCTTTACCTCTTGAGCAGTTGGCGGATCTGAAAAACAGGGGGATTCTGACATTTATTTACAGCCATTTGATTTCAACCAATCTGATAGAGCGTCTGGAAAAAATGTTGGAGCATCAGGGACGGCAGGAAGCTGCAGCTCAGCAGGTTGAAGATGTGGATCTGGATGTCTTGTTTGGTGAAGATGATGATATGCTGAAATTTTAG